The proteins below are encoded in one region of Limnochorda pilosa:
- a CDS encoding ABC transporter substrate-binding protein: protein MKRWFALVLSAALFGALSAGAWAQAVAPVVEQVPEIGRYGGTLRTGQISDPKTFNYYLYKESSSDDVLQHVFEGLVSVDGVTTEVVPSLAYKWDVSDDGLTYTFYLRKGIKWHDGQELTADDVIFSYDLTYDEDIPNNFRDGLLVAGEPLTYEKVDDYTVRFHLPDVFVPILRQIGVPIVPKHILGPAYENGTFSETWSVATPASEIIGTGPYRMVDYRQGEYVLFQRNPNYWQVDQDGNQLPYLTRLVIRSFDTLESMDLAFRNGDLDVMALPASKAPEYQELISSGRLHAVLNDAGPTFDSQFVVFNQNPNSVPQPKVDWFRNVKFRQAVSYAMDRQSIADAIYNGMATPAYGPESPANALFYTPNVAQYPYDLEKAAAVLAEAGFVKGNDGVLRDAQGNAVEFSLLTNAGNTQREAIGNLLSEDLGKLGIKVNFQPIDFNVLVDHLLSGEGWDAIIIGLTGGGIDPNGGRNTWHSSGGLHMWWPNQEKPATEWEAEIDRIFDEGVKILDEQERVEFYYRYQEIAGEQQPLIYTVVPNSFQVYVPELKNYRPTAYAANGFFEAMWNLEQLWLDR from the coding sequence TTGAAGCGATGGTTCGCGCTCGTCCTGTCCGCGGCCCTGTTCGGCGCGCTTTCCGCCGGAGCCTGGGCGCAGGCCGTGGCGCCCGTGGTGGAGCAGGTGCCCGAGATCGGCCGCTACGGCGGAACCTTGAGGACCGGGCAGATCTCGGACCCGAAGACCTTCAACTACTACCTGTACAAGGAGAGCTCCTCGGACGACGTGCTCCAGCACGTCTTCGAAGGCCTGGTCTCCGTTGACGGCGTCACCACCGAGGTTGTTCCCAGCCTCGCGTACAAGTGGGACGTGAGCGACGACGGCCTCACCTACACCTTCTACCTGCGCAAGGGGATCAAGTGGCACGACGGCCAGGAGCTGACCGCGGACGACGTCATCTTCTCCTACGACCTCACCTACGACGAGGACATTCCCAACAACTTCCGCGACGGGCTCCTGGTGGCGGGCGAGCCGCTCACCTACGAGAAGGTGGACGACTACACCGTCCGCTTCCACCTTCCCGACGTCTTCGTGCCCATTCTGCGCCAGATCGGCGTGCCCATCGTGCCCAAGCACATCCTGGGTCCGGCCTACGAGAACGGCACCTTCAGCGAGACCTGGTCCGTGGCCACCCCGGCCAGCGAGATCATCGGCACCGGCCCCTACCGCATGGTGGACTACCGCCAGGGCGAGTACGTCCTCTTCCAGAGGAACCCCAACTACTGGCAGGTGGACCAGGATGGGAACCAGCTCCCCTACCTGACCCGGCTCGTCATCCGCTCGTTCGACACCCTGGAGTCCATGGACCTGGCCTTCCGCAACGGCGACCTGGACGTGATGGCGCTTCCGGCCAGCAAGGCGCCCGAGTACCAGGAGCTGATCTCGAGCGGCCGGCTCCACGCGGTCCTCAACGACGCCGGGCCCACCTTCGACAGCCAGTTCGTGGTCTTCAACCAGAATCCGAACAGCGTGCCCCAGCCCAAGGTGGACTGGTTCCGGAACGTGAAGTTCCGCCAGGCGGTCTCCTACGCCATGGACCGCCAGTCCATCGCCGACGCCATCTACAACGGCATGGCGACGCCCGCGTATGGTCCTGAATCCCCGGCCAACGCGCTCTTCTACACCCCCAACGTGGCCCAGTACCCCTACGACCTGGAGAAGGCCGCCGCGGTCCTGGCCGAGGCCGGCTTCGTCAAGGGGAACGACGGGGTCCTGCGGGATGCCCAGGGTAACGCGGTGGAGTTCAGCCTGCTGACCAACGCGGGCAACACCCAGCGTGAAGCCATCGGCAACCTGCTCAGCGAGGACCTGGGCAAGCTCGGGATCAAGGTGAACTTCCAGCCCATCGACTTCAACGTGCTGGTGGACCACCTGCTCTCGGGCGAGGGATGGGACGCCATCATCATCGGCCTCACCGGCGGCGGCATTGATCCCAACGGCGGCCGGAACACCTGGCACTCCTCCGGCGGGCTCCACATGTGGTGGCCCAATCAGGAGAAGCCGGCCACCGAGTGGGAGGCCGAGATCGACCGCATCTTCGACGAGGGCGTGAAGATCCTCGACGAGCAGGAGCGGGTCGAGTTCTACTACCGCTACCAGGAGATCGCGGGCGAGCAGCAGCCGCTCATCTACACGGTGGTGCCCAACAGCTTCCAGGTGTACGTGCCGGAGCTGAAGAACTACCGGCCCACCGCGTACGCGGCCAACGGCTTCTTCGAGGCCATGTGGAACCTGGAGCAGCTCTGGCTCGACCGGTGA
- a CDS encoding helix-turn-helix domain-containing protein codes for MESIGQKLREARMQAGIPLEQASSRTKIRVHILEALESGEMERIPGGDVYTRNFLLSYARFLGMDVHAILAEFDQARPAVKERAKILESGSAPVRWTDTPPAFGLRRRDGARLWGAGLAALLLVAIAVVLVAWLGGSQGSGETTRLPAVLEGTPAATGQPRDQEPEPGVGPPGQGPSDRAEGQAPVSGLPAASPRGEPPVASPPARSDATVPSTLAFEPLVLRAVVEQRSWMRVDVDGRTEYTGILQAGQERSWTANDEIRVRFGYAQGVRLYLNGHDLGLAGEDVVTRSFTREMLGRLEGSR; via the coding sequence ATGGAATCCATCGGGCAGAAGCTGCGCGAGGCGCGGATGCAGGCCGGGATCCCGCTGGAACAGGCCTCCAGCCGGACGAAGATACGCGTCCACATCCTGGAGGCGCTGGAGTCTGGCGAGATGGAACGGATTCCGGGGGGCGACGTCTACACTCGGAACTTCCTGCTCTCCTACGCCCGTTTCCTGGGAATGGACGTGCACGCGATCCTGGCCGAGTTCGATCAGGCGCGCCCGGCTGTCAAGGAGCGCGCCAAGATCCTCGAGAGCGGGTCGGCGCCCGTTCGCTGGACCGACACGCCGCCCGCCTTCGGGCTGCGGCGCCGCGACGGGGCGCGCCTTTGGGGCGCCGGGCTGGCGGCGCTGCTGCTGGTCGCGATCGCGGTGGTGCTGGTGGCGTGGCTGGGAGGCTCCCAGGGTTCAGGGGAGACGACCCGGCTGCCGGCGGTGCTGGAAGGGACGCCGGCGGCCACCGGGCAGCCGCGCGACCAGGAACCGGAGCCGGGGGTGGGCCCGCCGGGCCAGGGGCCATCGGACCGGGCCGAAGGACAGGCCCCGGTGTCCGGCCTCCCCGCGGCCTCCCCGCGGGGTGAGCCACCGGTCGCGAGCCCGCCGGCGCGCTCAGATGCGACGGTTCCCTCCACCCTGGCCTTCGAGCCCCTGGTCCTGCGGGCGGTGGTGGAGCAACGTTCCTGGATGCGCGTGGACGTGGACGGGCGGACCGAATACACGGGCATCCTCCAGGCAGGGCAGGAGCGGAGCTGGACCGCGAACGACGAGATCCGGGTCCGCTTCGGCTACGCCCAGGGCGTGCGCCTCTACCTGAACGGCCACGACCTGGGGCTGGCAGGAGAGGACGTGGTCACCCGGAGCTTCACCCGGGAGATGCTCGGCCGCCTGGAGGGCTCGCGCTGA
- a CDS encoding DEAD/DEAH box helicase: MPLELKVTVPILHGSWVWAPPRARAERWSEPIRGGELDLQASLTGAARILRALGRARRQGPDPERLAWFGLAWRLHVLEPVDRGDLLAPRLLAQRWREVGVIPYPHQLETARRVVEDLDGRAILADEVGLGKTLEAGLVLKEYLLRGQVERALVLCPAALVYQWYQELREKLDVQAIMQRDPSDWERPGVIIGSLDLAKRSPHREILAGQRFDLLIVDEAHKLKNPRTQNHKLVQAIPRTYTLLVTATPVQNGLEELYHLTSLLRPGQLGTYRTFQAAFMIDRHTPRAPEELRRLLGRVLIRHRHREVAKDLPERRVETLLVDPTREERAFYDAVTDLVRREYRRLGTLAGMLPLITLQRELASSVEAACATLEHLLDQGDLEPELAGRLLEQARSVSRQAKLERCLELVRATEGQVLLFTEYRATQGVLLGRLQAEGIVALAFDGSLSASRKAFVRELFRRRGQVLVSTDSGAEGLNFQFCHHLIHYDLPWNPMRLEQRIGRVHRLGQTQPVLVRTLAVRGSVESYMLYLLQQKIRLFESVIGELDAILSGAALQTTVEAAFTRALLESRDEADLLTRLDELAGRILQERRRLDESRERVPWL; encoded by the coding sequence GTGCCGTTGGAGCTGAAGGTGACCGTACCCATCCTGCACGGGTCCTGGGTTTGGGCACCGCCCAGGGCCCGCGCGGAACGCTGGAGCGAGCCCATCCGAGGAGGCGAGCTGGACCTCCAGGCTTCCCTGACGGGCGCAGCCCGGATCCTCCGGGCCCTGGGGCGGGCGCGCCGGCAGGGGCCGGATCCGGAGAGGCTGGCCTGGTTCGGGCTGGCCTGGCGGCTGCACGTCCTGGAGCCGGTGGACCGTGGCGACCTGCTCGCACCCCGGCTCCTGGCCCAGCGCTGGCGGGAGGTGGGGGTGATCCCCTACCCCCACCAGCTGGAGACGGCCCGGCGGGTGGTGGAGGATCTGGACGGGCGGGCCATCCTGGCCGATGAAGTGGGCCTCGGCAAGACGCTGGAGGCGGGGCTCGTCCTGAAGGAGTACCTCCTGCGGGGCCAGGTGGAGCGGGCCCTGGTCCTTTGCCCCGCCGCCCTGGTCTACCAGTGGTACCAGGAGCTGCGGGAGAAGCTGGACGTCCAAGCCATCATGCAGCGGGACCCCTCGGACTGGGAGCGCCCGGGGGTGATCATCGGCTCGCTGGACCTGGCCAAGCGCTCCCCCCACCGGGAGATCCTGGCAGGCCAGCGTTTCGACCTCCTCATCGTGGACGAGGCCCACAAGCTGAAGAACCCCCGGACCCAGAACCACAAGCTGGTGCAGGCCATCCCCCGCACCTACACGCTGCTCGTCACGGCCACACCCGTCCAGAACGGGCTGGAGGAGCTCTACCACCTGACAAGCCTCCTGCGCCCCGGCCAACTCGGCACCTACCGCACCTTCCAGGCCGCGTTCATGATCGACCGGCACACCCCGCGGGCTCCCGAGGAGCTGCGCCGTCTCCTGGGACGGGTCCTCATCCGCCATCGCCACCGCGAGGTGGCCAAGGACCTGCCCGAGCGCCGGGTGGAGACCCTCCTGGTGGACCCCACCCGGGAGGAGCGGGCCTTCTACGACGCGGTCACGGACCTGGTGCGCCGGGAGTACCGGCGGCTCGGCACCCTGGCCGGGATGCTCCCCCTGATCACCTTGCAGCGCGAGCTGGCCTCCAGCGTCGAGGCGGCGTGCGCCACCCTGGAGCACCTGCTGGACCAGGGCGACCTGGAACCTGAGCTGGCCGGCCGGCTCCTGGAGCAGGCCCGCTCGGTGAGCCGGCAGGCCAAGCTCGAACGCTGCCTGGAGCTGGTGCGGGCGACGGAGGGACAGGTGCTGCTCTTCACCGAGTACCGCGCCACCCAGGGAGTGCTGCTGGGGCGCCTGCAGGCGGAAGGGATCGTCGCCCTCGCCTTCGACGGCAGCCTCTCGGCCTCGCGCAAGGCCTTCGTGCGGGAGCTCTTCCGCCGGCGGGGTCAGGTGCTGGTGAGCACCGATTCGGGCGCCGAGGGCCTGAACTTCCAGTTCTGCCACCATCTGATCCACTACGACCTGCCCTGGAACCCGATGCGGCTCGAGCAACGGATCGGCCGGGTGCACCGCCTGGGCCAGACCCAGCCGGTGCTGGTGCGGACCCTGGCCGTCCGGGGAAGCGTGGAGTCGTACATGCTCTACCTGCTCCAGCAGAAGATCCGCCTCTTCGAATCGGTCATCGGGGAGCTGGACGCGATCCTCTCCGGCGCCGCGCTTCAGACCACGGTGGAGGCAGCGTTCACCCGGGCGTTGCTCGAGTCCCGGGACGAGGCGGACCTGCTCACGCGCCTGGACGAGCTGGCCGGCCGCATCCTGCAGGAGCGCCGCCGGCTGGACGAGAGCCGGGAGCGGGTCCCGTGGCTGTGA
- a CDS encoding UPF0182 family membrane protein has product MRSLARNTGLVVLVGLVFFGIVLSLSARFLTDWWWFENVGHLPVLLTRLGWEWGVRLGLGLALTLLIYVNLAATRGQVGRALFRYQERLPQGLSFKALGGLFWVASLVLGFLYASGVAPAWETIARYLQAVPTGTVDPAFGKDLAFYLFTMPFFRLIYTSLFGMLVLVLLIVGAIYVLSGALHFHGWRPEMETGAKVHLTLLLVVLVLLKAGDYWLSIYELVYSPRGAAFGAGYTDLVVQANANRLLVALSGLVALGLLINLFRKGTLWIVAGLVGLIGVSLLAGSVAPGLVQQFLVAPNELVRERPYIENHIQMTRLAYDLDGIEERRFDYQPALPEEALARNQSIIQNIRLWDWRPLLQTYQQIQAFRLYYTFPDMNVDRYEVDGTYQQVMLAAREIDPTRLQNPTWINQHLQYTHGYGVVMSPVNRVTARGLPEFLLSDIPPRGALPVDRPEIYYGRQTSDYVVVNTDIEEFDYPRGDQNAWARYEGHGGVRLSNVLVRAAFALRTGDLQLLLSGDIHSDSRLMFDREVGARVRKIAPFLAYDQEPYLVVAAGRLYWIVDAYTTSDRYPYSQPMQGVGNYIRNPVKVVVDAYQGDVTFYLVDPEEPIARTYAGIYPTIFKPLDAMPEALRRHIRVPETYFRIQAQILATYHMQDPVVFYNREDAWSLPQEIYGDRAQAMEPYYLITQLPDSDRPEFILLLPFTPVRRDNMVGWLAVRNDGEHYGKGLLYLFPKDRLTFGPMQVEARIDQNPLISQQLTLWSQRGSRVIRGNLLVIPVENSVLYVEPIFLQAEQSDLPELTRIIVAHGEQVTMQPTLETALADIFGTQAVARTFPEVSPDQAAPETQPLGPPAVADLARQAQDLYQQAQDRLRSGDWTGYGEAIDRLGQVLRQLEEESAAAGPPPQAAPALPSSETAPPAEPPTS; this is encoded by the coding sequence ATGCGCAGCTTGGCCCGCAACACGGGCCTCGTAGTTCTGGTGGGGCTCGTTTTCTTCGGCATCGTCCTGAGCTTGTCGGCCCGCTTTCTCACCGACTGGTGGTGGTTCGAGAACGTGGGCCACCTGCCCGTCCTGCTCACGCGGCTGGGGTGGGAGTGGGGGGTCCGGCTAGGGCTGGGGCTTGCCCTCACCCTGCTGATCTACGTCAACCTGGCGGCCACCCGGGGCCAGGTAGGGCGGGCCCTCTTCCGCTACCAGGAACGCCTGCCCCAGGGGCTGAGCTTCAAGGCGCTGGGCGGGCTCTTCTGGGTGGCCTCGCTGGTACTGGGCTTCCTGTACGCGAGCGGGGTCGCGCCCGCCTGGGAGACCATCGCCCGGTACCTTCAGGCGGTGCCCACGGGCACCGTGGACCCGGCTTTCGGAAAGGACCTGGCCTTCTACCTCTTCACCATGCCCTTCTTCAGGCTGATCTACACCAGCCTCTTCGGTATGCTGGTACTGGTCTTGCTGATCGTGGGGGCCATCTACGTCCTCTCAGGCGCCCTCCACTTCCACGGGTGGCGCCCGGAGATGGAGACGGGCGCGAAGGTCCACCTCACGCTGCTGCTGGTGGTGCTGGTACTCCTCAAGGCCGGCGACTACTGGCTCTCCATCTACGAGCTGGTCTACTCGCCCCGGGGGGCGGCCTTCGGTGCAGGCTACACGGACCTGGTGGTGCAGGCCAACGCCAACCGGCTGCTGGTGGCCTTGAGCGGGCTGGTGGCCTTGGGGCTTCTCATCAACCTGTTCCGTAAGGGCACCCTCTGGATCGTGGCGGGGCTGGTGGGGCTCATCGGGGTCTCGCTGCTGGCGGGCTCGGTGGCGCCAGGGTTGGTCCAGCAGTTCCTGGTGGCCCCCAACGAGCTGGTGCGGGAGCGGCCCTACATCGAGAACCACATCCAGATGACCCGGCTCGCCTACGACCTCGATGGCATCGAGGAGCGCCGCTTCGACTACCAGCCCGCCCTGCCTGAGGAAGCGCTGGCCCGGAACCAGAGCATCATCCAGAACATCCGCCTCTGGGATTGGCGGCCGCTCCTGCAGACCTACCAGCAGATCCAGGCCTTCCGCCTCTACTACACCTTCCCCGACATGAACGTGGACCGGTACGAGGTGGACGGGACCTACCAGCAGGTGATGCTGGCCGCCCGGGAGATCGATCCCACGCGCCTTCAGAACCCCACCTGGATCAACCAGCACCTTCAGTACACCCATGGCTACGGCGTGGTGATGAGCCCGGTCAACCGGGTGACGGCCCGGGGCCTGCCCGAGTTCCTGCTGTCGGATATCCCGCCCCGTGGTGCCCTGCCGGTGGACCGTCCCGAGATCTACTACGGCCGGCAGACGTCGGACTACGTGGTGGTCAACACCGACATCGAGGAGTTCGACTACCCCCGGGGCGACCAGAACGCGTGGGCGCGCTACGAGGGTCACGGCGGGGTGCGGCTCAGCAACGTCCTGGTGCGGGCCGCCTTCGCGCTGCGCACGGGGGACCTGCAGCTCCTCCTCTCGGGGGACATCCACTCGGACAGCCGCCTGATGTTCGACCGGGAGGTGGGCGCCCGGGTCCGCAAGATCGCCCCCTTCCTGGCGTACGACCAGGAGCCCTACCTGGTCGTGGCTGCTGGCAGGCTCTACTGGATCGTGGACGCTTACACCACCAGCGACCGGTATCCGTACAGCCAGCCGATGCAGGGCGTGGGCAACTACATCCGTAACCCGGTGAAGGTGGTGGTGGACGCCTACCAGGGCGACGTCACCTTCTACCTGGTGGATCCCGAGGAGCCCATCGCGCGCACCTACGCGGGCATCTACCCAACCATCTTCAAGCCCCTGGACGCGATGCCCGAGGCCCTCCGCCGCCACATCCGGGTGCCGGAGACCTACTTCCGCATCCAGGCCCAGATCCTGGCCACCTACCACATGCAGGACCCGGTGGTCTTCTACAACCGGGAGGACGCCTGGAGCCTGCCCCAGGAGATCTACGGCGACCGGGCCCAGGCCATGGAGCCCTACTACCTCATCACCCAGCTCCCGGACTCGGATCGACCCGAGTTCATCCTGCTGCTGCCCTTCACGCCCGTGCGCCGCGACAACATGGTGGGCTGGCTCGCGGTGCGCAACGACGGCGAGCACTACGGCAAGGGGCTGCTCTACCTCTTCCCCAAGGACCGGCTCACCTTCGGACCCATGCAGGTGGAGGCCCGCATCGACCAGAATCCGCTCATCTCCCAGCAGCTCACGCTCTGGAGCCAGCGCGGCTCGCGGGTGATCCGGGGGAACCTGCTGGTGATCCCCGTCGAGAACTCGGTGCTCTACGTGGAGCCCATCTTCCTCCAGGCGGAGCAGAGCGACCTGCCCGAGCTGACCCGGATCATCGTGGCCCACGGCGAGCAGGTGACGATGCAGCCCACTCTGGAGACGGCGCTGGCCGACATCTTCGGGACCCAAGCGGTGGCCCGGACCTTCCCCGAGGTCTCCCCCGACCAGGCGGCGCCCGAGACCCAGCCCCTGGGCCCGCCCGCCGTGGCCGATCTGGCCCGGCAGGCGCAAGACCTCTACCAGCAGGCGCAGGACCGGCTCCGCAGCGGCGATTGGACCGGGTACGGCGAGGCCATCGACCGCCTCGGGCAGGTGCTCCGGCAGCTCGAGGAGGAGAGCGCCGCAGCCGGTCCGCCCCCGCAGGCCGCCCCCGCGCTGCCCTCTTCGGAGACGGCGCCGCCTGCCGAACCGCCCACCTCGTAG
- the spoIIP gene encoding stage II sporulation protein P translates to MATSVRSVLRRGPSLLAVLVILVAAAVVTARLVGFGPGSPARPAPPAAEREGGTGGAEPGAPGEGTRGAPEAPGRSRLPEVLVYHSHATENYAPKSAHAQGTPGDVTEVGRVLAEALNAAGIRTLHATQVHDYPDWEQSYANSRETVRQVLAANEAIKTVIDVHRDALPEVQGERYATVDIGGKPAARILFVVGDLSNANTEENLAFAEAVRAKMDQLYPGLSRGVKIQHDDYNGNLHPNALQVFIGEYRQSTLEEATRSAQLLADVVRSVLNETQATLNRSFLGIAGP, encoded by the coding sequence ATGGCCACCTCAGTCCGGTCGGTGTTGCGGCGCGGGCCCAGCCTGCTCGCGGTCTTGGTGATCCTGGTGGCGGCCGCCGTAGTCACCGCGCGCCTGGTGGGCTTCGGTCCCGGCAGCCCGGCGCGGCCGGCCCCGCCGGCCGCCGAACGCGAGGGTGGCACGGGGGGCGCCGAGCCCGGGGCACCCGGCGAGGGGACCCGCGGGGCGCCGGAAGCACCGGGCCGGTCGCGCTTGCCGGAGGTCCTGGTCTACCACAGTCACGCCACGGAGAACTACGCGCCCAAGTCCGCCCACGCGCAGGGTACGCCCGGCGACGTGACCGAGGTGGGGCGGGTGCTGGCCGAGGCGCTCAACGCCGCGGGGATCCGCACCCTCCACGCCACCCAGGTGCACGACTACCCGGATTGGGAGCAGTCGTACGCGAACAGCCGTGAAACGGTACGCCAGGTGCTGGCGGCCAACGAAGCGATCAAGACCGTGATCGACGTCCACCGCGACGCCCTGCCCGAGGTTCAGGGCGAGCGGTACGCCACGGTCGACATCGGCGGCAAGCCCGCGGCCCGGATTCTCTTCGTGGTGGGTGACCTCTCGAACGCCAACACCGAGGAGAACCTGGCCTTCGCCGAGGCGGTGCGGGCCAAGATGGACCAGCTCTACCCGGGGCTCTCCCGGGGCGTGAAGATCCAGCACGACGACTACAACGGCAACCTGCACCCGAACGCCCTTCAGGTCTTCATCGGCGAGTACCGGCAGAGCACCCTCGAGGAGGCGACGCGCTCGGCCCAGCTCCTGGCCGACGTGGTCCGAAGCGTCCTCAACGAGACCCAGGCGACCCTGAACCGTTCCTTCCTGGGGATCGCCGGCCCCTGA
- a CDS encoding DEAD/DEAH box helicase, with protein sequence MGPWTHLGEGGVVLSSEEVTVCGDGRALIEALAAGRDAGASALRRLVEAGASERAPLLCEGRLPVTLLPHQRAAVVEVLERMKGRAILADEVGLGKTLEAVLITLELMERSLAGSVLALVPAGLVHQWIGEADRAGLHLERPGGTRSWSRTPRLITTLERARRPGVRELLVRRPWDVVIVDEAHRLQNPATLSFRLVDDLQKKYLLLLTATPIQNELRELYHLVTLLKPGHFHTFGSFRRHFVLDRRQPRNVELLRERLADVMIRTTRREAALELPPRRVEVDVLDPDPAEARLQAEALDLVRQAAASVRQGKGWLALVTLLKQASSSPASLAESLERLARRGGGVLGRDRAARLLALCRAAPRSIKEEAVAERLGRWNEPVLVFTEFRGTQRALARRLRAAGERPVLLHGGLGPSEREAALDAFARGRGRVLLSTDAGALGHNLQFCRRVLNVDLPWNPMRLEQRIGRVHRFGQLRPVKVVHLVLRGSLEEHVLRLLEEKLRLFERVVGELELILGDADLHLEGEIAQALAGGDPPEVALEQVGERIAEAARRYEEAREGLAWLERGREGGTADAL encoded by the coding sequence TTGGGACCCTGGACCCACCTGGGGGAGGGCGGCGTGGTTCTTTCGTCGGAAGAGGTTACGGTGTGTGGGGACGGGCGGGCCCTCATCGAGGCCCTGGCCGCAGGGCGGGATGCAGGCGCATCCGCCCTGCGGCGGCTGGTGGAGGCCGGGGCCTCGGAGAGGGCACCGCTCCTGTGCGAGGGACGTCTGCCCGTCACGCTCCTTCCGCACCAGCGAGCGGCTGTGGTGGAGGTCCTGGAGCGGATGAAGGGCCGGGCGATCCTGGCCGACGAGGTGGGGCTGGGCAAGACGTTGGAGGCCGTGCTCATCACCCTGGAGCTGATGGAGCGGAGTCTGGCCGGGAGCGTGCTGGCGCTGGTACCGGCAGGCCTGGTGCACCAGTGGATCGGGGAGGCCGACCGGGCCGGGCTGCACCTGGAACGCCCCGGCGGGACGCGCTCCTGGAGCCGGACCCCCCGCCTCATCACGACCCTGGAGCGGGCCCGCCGCCCGGGGGTGCGGGAGCTCCTGGTCCGGAGGCCCTGGGACGTGGTGATCGTGGACGAAGCCCACCGGCTCCAGAATCCGGCCACCTTGAGCTTCCGGCTCGTGGACGACCTGCAGAAGAAGTACCTCCTCCTCCTCACGGCGACGCCCATCCAGAACGAGCTCCGGGAGCTCTACCACCTGGTGACGCTGCTGAAGCCGGGGCACTTCCACACCTTCGGCTCTTTCCGGCGGCACTTCGTGCTGGACCGGCGCCAGCCCCGAAACGTCGAGCTGCTCCGTGAGCGCCTGGCCGATGTCATGATCCGCACCACCCGGCGCGAGGCGGCCCTGGAGCTGCCCCCGCGGCGGGTGGAGGTGGACGTGCTCGATCCGGATCCAGCCGAGGCCCGTCTCCAGGCGGAGGCCCTCGACCTCGTGCGGCAGGCGGCGGCCTCGGTGCGGCAGGGGAAGGGTTGGCTGGCCCTGGTGACCCTTCTGAAGCAGGCCTCCAGCTCCCCCGCCAGCCTGGCCGAGAGCCTGGAGCGGCTCGCGCGCCGCGGGGGCGGGGTATTGGGGCGCGACCGGGCGGCCCGGCTGCTCGCCCTCTGCCGGGCGGCGCCCCGGAGCATCAAGGAGGAAGCGGTCGCGGAACGGCTGGGGCGGTGGAACGAGCCGGTCCTGGTCTTCACCGAGTTCCGAGGGACCCAGCGGGCCCTGGCCCGGCGCCTGCGGGCGGCTGGGGAACGACCGGTGCTCCTCCACGGGGGCCTGGGACCTTCCGAGCGCGAGGCCGCCCTGGACGCCTTCGCACGTGGGCGCGGCCGCGTCCTGCTCTCCACCGACGCGGGCGCCCTGGGCCACAACCTGCAGTTCTGCCGGCGGGTGCTGAACGTGGACCTGCCCTGGAACCCCATGCGGCTCGAGCAACGGATCGGCCGGGTGCACCGCTTCGGGCAGCTCCGGCCCGTGAAGGTGGTCCACCTGGTCCTGCGGGGGAGCCTGGAAGAGCACGTGCTCCGCCTCCTGGAGGAGAAGCTCCGCCTCTTCGAGCGGGTGGTGGGGGAGCTGGAGCTGATCCTGGGGGACGCGGACCTGCACCTGGAGGGGGAGATCGCGCAGGCCCTGGCCGGAGGGGACCCGCCCGAAGTGGCGCTGGAGCAGGTGGGCGAGCGGATCGCCGAGGCCGCCCGGCGGTACGAGGAGGCCCGCGAAGGCCTGGCCTGGCTCGAGCGAGGCCGGGAGGGGGGAACCGCCGATGCCCTTTGA
- the hslO gene encoding Hsp33 family molecular chaperone HslO, which produces MSPPDFVAHGVAAGGEVRVLAAESTVTVNEAQRRHGLLPTATAALGRLMTGAALLGAMLKGQESVTVQVVAGGPLGSLVAVAGSDGTVRGYVGNPAVHLPLNAHHHLDVGGAVGRGDLYVIRDLGLKEPYRGSVPLVSGEIGEDLAYYLAHSEQVPSAVALGVLVEVDASVRAAGGLIVQVLPGHGEETVATVEKALKDLPAISRSIDRGKGPVLLAEERLGSLGLRWLERRPLRFACPCSRERFEEGLVALGREELERLAAEQGEAETVCRFCGTVYRFDATDLRRLIGEATERAPS; this is translated from the coding sequence CTGAGCCCTCCCGACTTCGTCGCGCACGGCGTGGCGGCCGGGGGAGAGGTACGGGTCCTGGCGGCCGAGTCCACCGTCACCGTGAACGAGGCCCAGCGCCGGCACGGCCTGCTGCCTACCGCCACGGCCGCCCTGGGCCGGCTCATGACGGGCGCCGCCCTCCTGGGCGCCATGCTCAAGGGGCAGGAGAGCGTCACGGTGCAGGTCGTGGCAGGTGGTCCCTTGGGCTCCCTGGTGGCGGTGGCCGGATCCGACGGGACCGTCCGCGGCTACGTGGGCAACCCGGCCGTCCACCTGCCCCTGAACGCCCACCACCACCTGGACGTGGGGGGCGCGGTGGGGCGCGGCGACCTCTACGTCATTCGCGACCTGGGCCTGAAGGAACCTTATCGGGGAAGCGTCCCCCTCGTCTCGGGTGAGATCGGCGAGGACCTGGCCTACTATCTGGCCCACTCGGAGCAGGTCCCGTCCGCGGTGGCCCTCGGCGTGCTGGTGGAGGTCGATGCGTCGGTGCGGGCGGCGGGCGGGCTGATCGTGCAGGTCCTGCCGGGGCACGGCGAGGAAACGGTCGCAACGGTGGAGAAGGCATTGAAGGATCTTCCCGCCATCAGCCGCAGCATCGACCGGGGGAAGGGCCCCGTGCTTCTGGCCGAAGAGCGCCTGGGCTCGCTGGGGCTGCGGTGGCTCGAGCGGCGCCCGCTTCGGTTCGCCTGCCCGTGCTCGCGCGAGCGCTTCGAGGAGGGCCTGGTGGCTCTGGGGCGGGAGGAGTTGGAGCGCCTGGCCGCCGAGCAGGGGGAGGCCGAGACCGTCTGTCGCTTCTGTGGGACCGTCTACCGGTTCGATGCAACGGACCTTCGCCGCCTGATCGGGGAGGCGACCGAGCGGGCGCCCTCGTGA